The following proteins are encoded in a genomic region of Nicotiana sylvestris chromosome 4, ASM39365v2, whole genome shotgun sequence:
- the LOC138889578 gene encoding uncharacterized protein yields the protein MGDSDLIIRQAQGEWETRDVKLLLYRQNVENLSKRFKSIEFRYIPRFHNGLVDALATLASILPYPSNVHLDPLEIQIQERHSYSNTVEVEPDVQPWYHDIKRFLKTKEYPEKATWRPKENY from the coding sequence atgggagattctgacttaaTTATTCGACAagctcaaggtgaatgggaaactcgggatgtcaagcttctTCTATACAGGCAAAATGTGGAAAATCTTAGCAAACGATTCAAATccatcgagttcaggtacattcctcggtTTCACAATGGGTTAGTCGATGCactagctactttggcctcgatacTGCCGTATCCAAGCAATGTCCACCTTGAcccattggaaatccaaatccaagaAAGACACAGTTATAGCAATACAGTTGAGGTAGAACCAGATGttcaaccatggtatcatgatatcaaaagattcttGAAAACAAAAGAATATCCCGAGAAAGCTAcatggagaccaaaagagaactatTAG